One Heteronotia binoei isolate CCM8104 ecotype False Entrance Well chromosome 20, APGP_CSIRO_Hbin_v1, whole genome shotgun sequence DNA segment encodes these proteins:
- the GDE1 gene encoding glycerophosphodiester phosphodiesterase 1 isoform X1: MFCYSEGLVAAFSAVLVATLALSRSAALSSLLTGGLYLALRLLSLEPAAPQRAHLILQPRQSPARIAHRGGSHDAPENTLAAIRQAAENGATGVELDLEFTADGVPILMHDETVDRTTDGSGSLRDLTFAEVRKFNPAAKHRLWRDYRGEKIPTLKEAVLESMHYDLIIYFDVKGHADQAVAALKHLYQEYPRLYNTSIVCSFMPDVVYKMRQADRNVVTALTHRPWSFSHWGDGRPRFNSFWKHYLSLALDVVMDWSMHNFLWHFCGVSAFLVQKNFVSQEYVRQWSAKGIQVVGWTVNTIAEKMYYENVLQASYITDSLIEDCDPHY, from the exons ATGTTCTGCTACTCGGAGGGGCTGGTGGCCGCCTTCTCGGCCGTGCTGGTGGCGACGCTGGCGCTGAGCCGGAGCGCGGCGCTCTCGTCCCTGCTGACGGGCGGCCTCTACCTGGCGCTGCGCCTCCTCAGCCTCGAGCCCGCCGCCCCGCAGCGCGCCCACCTCATCCTCCAGCCCCGCCAGAGCCCCGCCCGCATCGCCCACCGCGGCGGCAGCCACGACGCCCCCGAGAACACCCTCGCCGCCATCAGGCAG GCAGCCGAGAATGGAGCAACAGGTGTGGAACTGGACCTCGAATTCACTGCCGATGGTGTTCCTATCCTGATGCATGATGAAACAGTTGACAGGACCACTGATGGGTCTGGCAGCTTACGTGACTTGACCTTTGCTGAGGTCAGAAAATTTAATCCAGCTGCTAAACACAGATTGTG GAGAGATTACCGTGGTGAAAAAATACCCACACTGAAAGAAGCCGTTTTGGAAAGCATGCATTATGACCTCATCATTTACTTTGATGTCAAGGGCCACGCAGACCAG GCAGTTGCAGCCCTAAAACACCTTTACCAGGAATATCCTCGGCTGTACAACACTAGCATTGTTTGTTCTTTTATGCCAGATGTCGTCTACAAG ATGAGGCAAGCAGATCGGAACGTTGTGACAGCGCTCACTCACAGACCGTGGAGCTTCAGTCACTGGGGAGACGGGAGGCCTCGCTTCAACTCCTTCTGGAAACACTACTTGTCTCTCGCTCTGGATGTCGTCATGGACTGGAGCATGCACAATTTCCTGTGGCACTTCTGTGGGGTTTCCGCTTTTCTGGTGCAGAAAAACTTCGTTTCGCA ggagtACGTGAGACAGTGGTCTGCCAAAGGGATCCAGGTGGTCGGTTGGACAGTCAACACCATTGCTGAAAAAATGTACTACGAAAATGTTCTCCAGGCCAGCTACATCACCGACAGCTTAATTGAGGATTGTGACCCCCACTACTAG
- the GDE1 gene encoding glycerophosphodiester phosphodiesterase 1 isoform X2, which translates to MHDETVDRTTDGSGSLRDLTFAEVRKFNPAAKHRLWRDYRGEKIPTLKEAVLESMHYDLIIYFDVKGHADQAVAALKHLYQEYPRLYNTSIVCSFMPDVVYKMRQADRNVVTALTHRPWSFSHWGDGRPRFNSFWKHYLSLALDVVMDWSMHNFLWHFCGVSAFLVQKNFVSQEYVRQWSAKGIQVVGWTVNTIAEKMYYENVLQASYITDSLIEDCDPHY; encoded by the exons ATGCATGATGAAACAGTTGACAGGACCACTGATGGGTCTGGCAGCTTACGTGACTTGACCTTTGCTGAGGTCAGAAAATTTAATCCAGCTGCTAAACACAGATTGTG GAGAGATTACCGTGGTGAAAAAATACCCACACTGAAAGAAGCCGTTTTGGAAAGCATGCATTATGACCTCATCATTTACTTTGATGTCAAGGGCCACGCAGACCAG GCAGTTGCAGCCCTAAAACACCTTTACCAGGAATATCCTCGGCTGTACAACACTAGCATTGTTTGTTCTTTTATGCCAGATGTCGTCTACAAG ATGAGGCAAGCAGATCGGAACGTTGTGACAGCGCTCACTCACAGACCGTGGAGCTTCAGTCACTGGGGAGACGGGAGGCCTCGCTTCAACTCCTTCTGGAAACACTACTTGTCTCTCGCTCTGGATGTCGTCATGGACTGGAGCATGCACAATTTCCTGTGGCACTTCTGTGGGGTTTCCGCTTTTCTGGTGCAGAAAAACTTCGTTTCGCA ggagtACGTGAGACAGTGGTCTGCCAAAGGGATCCAGGTGGTCGGTTGGACAGTCAACACCATTGCTGAAAAAATGTACTACGAAAATGTTCTCCAGGCCAGCTACATCACCGACAGCTTAATTGAGGATTGTGACCCCCACTACTAG